Below is a genomic region from Rosa chinensis cultivar Old Blush chromosome 5, RchiOBHm-V2, whole genome shotgun sequence.
ATCAGACAATGGTTTGTTCAAAAAATAAGTTTTCTAATTgactctcacacaacagaaaacacTAGAACTCCGTTGTCTGACAAGCTTAACAAACAACGGATTTAAACAAATTCTGTTGTCTCAAGGCAGCACCTCAACTGCTGCACAGCTGCgcctggcatctgccgagctatcacacaacagttataacacatacccgttgtttgaatttttctcagacaactgtgttccaccgttgtctgaattttcaacagacaacggctcgctctacaacggtagcactccaaatcacacaacagttttcttctgtcgtctgataaggattttggcatagtgatctCTAGTTAAATCACAgctataataaaaaaaaatatgagcaTTGAAATTATATCAAAGCAGGGGAAATAATTGGAGTTTTCTTGTGTACTCGATTCGGAAGTAGGCACTCGAACATGCAGATCCTCCCCTCCATGTGGAAGCTTTCTAATGTTGAAAAGATCACCAAACCAGATGGTGCAGCCACTGACATCAGAGCTTGCATAAGCCATACAAGAACAGTTGTTAAAGCAATTCTCCTTGCATTCCTCGAGACTTGTGCTCTGGTTCACCCTAGAGTCTATGCTCGCCGGCACTTTGACCCCGGCATATTTCACAAACCCATCATCCTTACTTTGGCACATCAATGGAGTAACACGCACACAACCATCCGAGTTTTCCCCAAAGCTCCAGTTCTCTTATTCTTTGGGCTTGAATCCCTCTAAGCAACTGCAAACTTGTGAGTCACTAATGTCACACAGTCCATTCAGGCCACATCGACCATCAGTGTCACAGACATCTCCCGGAGGAGTTGATGCTAAAAGACTCCTACGAAAAATAGCATCTTGAGGACTGAAAGAACCCAACTCAAAGATGCCATTTTTGAAAACCAAGGTGCTACCAGCTGCTGCTACAGTAGAAATcttgaagaaagaaagggacAAGTAAATTCCAATGAAGGTGAAAGAAAGAGTGGCCATTGTTTCCTGGTCAAGGAAGTAAAATGCGTATGCCTACTATCGGAAACAAAATCAGTTAAATCGACCATGACTACTAGTTGCTACAGGTAAGTATAGGGTTGTCACttggtcggttcgaatcggttataggtattacaaACTTCAAAACTAAagttttcggtttcaaaattgagctaccaattaccaaccaaaattttcagtttttaattatatctaccaaattcgatattttggttttctttattACCAAATTTAGAACAACtatttctttgtaatataaattagaatgaacaatactaggtttttcaattttatattcgtaaactttgtattcatcaacttattatagctttcttttgtacatatgacatcaagttttagccattttcaataaaactatgttatttaaccatctttgaccaggttacttaaaatacatatactatAAATGTAGTATatatagtaatgttcatactattatgaatttttttatgtttatttcttaatatacatgtatgcgTATTGAAAATTATAGTATATAatgctaatatttagataatcggtagattcaaTATTTACCGAAACCAAACTAACTTTTTCAGTAATTTTTGATTTCGGTATTATccgtctcggttaccaaaaaatcaGTATACCAAACTTAAAATTTTGGTtagtattcggtcggtttggtaattatcaAACCAAGTGACAGCCCTAGGTATAACATACATGATGATAATGGAGGATCCCGAAGGGCATTGACCGTGCGTTGCGGGTGAGGTGACTTTTATGGTCTTTTGTAGGCCATACTGGTGGAGGTAGAGGTTGAAGTGCATCGAAGCGTGAGGTTGTTGAAAATATCATACAAAAGTTGGATTTGGGAGGAGCATGGTGGTGTGATTCTAGTGGTCATCAGGTCACTTTAGGTAGAATACCATCGTTAATCATAGGTTGGCAATAGAATGCCACTTGAAATTTAATGTTACATGTGCTCAATTAAAGAAAAATCCAAAAGTTTTTGGTAGAGCATTCTGAATGAAATTAAGTGTTATTATGAGGGAGACACTTAACGTACGAGCACGACGAAATAATTATTGGGGACAAGATTCAACATAATTGACATATATTTATAATTGTGTTttagaaaaactgaaattgggatgTAGAGAGAATCGAGAGAGAatgagttgtgctttcattgtTAATAGGGgcgagcctctttatatagaggattacaagcatataatcagagtcttacaaggaaacatgatcGTACAATTATTAGGATATCTACGAAGATAtctcagaaaatatctctaatattaaccctattacaacttagACAAGTAaatagagtttgggccagacacacaatctAGGTGTctttaaacactcccccttgtgtcgcccaaacgtggtgctcctctcgttgcctcgtcaaaaaccttgccgagtaacaaaaactctgtgggacaaaaataatctcggtcgaaggaggaaaagagtacaacacacccttcacatttcaaGACCATActtgtagacatctccccctaatgtctgcatctccctctgatgactacggtcatgggagttcggataacttccacaaacgatgctaccaacatgtttctcaaaagtggaattggacaatgacttagtgaacaagtttgccacactatcctcagatcgaacctagttcactttgatattgaggagagtctattgttgttgattacgcttgttgttgtcgcttttgatgtagtcttgcttcattcattcaatacaagcagcattatcctcataaatacttgtaggctcatatgtggtagacttcaaaccacaatttcttCGAACATgagtaattatggatctaatccatatacattcacgaaccacttcgtaaagagcaataatctctgcatggttcgaagatataacgactatggtctgttctgtagacctcgaAGATATGGTGGTCTTatccatggtgaacacataaccagtttgggaatgaccttaagagatacccaacatcaacaaaaccttccaaaacactaatgtcgttttgggatggggatagaggacacAGGCCGGTGTGTGCGGCGTTCCTGGtatgtgatgggtctgaatccatcatctttctgtagggattgaacaagcccatatcaattgtacatctcaagtatcgaaagatatcttttacaccaatccaatgacatcacgttggcgcagagctatatccaaCTAACAACttcactacaaatgagatgtccagtcttatgcattgagctaagtacagtaatgtgcctattgtacttatgtagggcacttctgcctcaacacatcttcgtcatcatccttcggacgaatatgatcatttttaggatcaagactatagaCGATCATGAgcgtgcttgaaggcttgatctTGTCAAAACGCTTAAGCATCCATCAACACTgtactcaagttccaaaccaagataaaatcgtgttctcccaagaacctaatctcaaactcgaatttcaagtgttcggcggtttcccttaactttttaagggcTTCCAGTGAAGATCATATTaccaacatgaaccgtgataaaatccagaacttgttatGAAAATGTGCGGGCATTTAcatatccattcccaatcaagtagtcacttagtgagcgtttcaacctcatttCAATCGCGCTTTGTGGTttagagctacttgacttgggtaaatgaagttcaccataaatcttcatgtatattccgtatctagatccccatagagatacgtagtgaccacattcgtaagctgcatgttcagttatttggaaactaccaaactgacaaggtagtagaATGTAAAgatatccattacgagagaatatgtctcatcgttgTTGATTGCAGGGCGTTTTGTGacaagccttgcgccataaggtgagattagcatctctttttctcatcacgcctTCTAATGacgacccattagtcaacaagttttatgttaggaggtgttggcatcactggcttgaaaaccttcatatttgttagagaatccaacttaacctggaccgcatttttctattttggcaaaatttctctacgttggcattcattcatcaatgcagcatggttcgatatcatcggactgaataaactcatgcgcaataaaatgcgtgactacatcatcCACCACAGGAATGAACAATACTAACAAATTAGATTCTACTTGAGAATCTCGAGTCTTATTGAGCCTCCACCACAATTATTGTATATTCATTAGTACTCGAGAATGTTTCATTCTTACTTAAAGATGAATCTGCTTCAAATGATGAATATTTTCCTACATATAAACTTGGCCTTTTGGGTTGAGGCAAGGCACTCTCACCACCTAGCTTCAGATTCACCGCCGACATGGTCGGCCTATCTTTGGGAAGCTCTTGAACACATAGAAGACCGACATGTATGCAATGCAATGCTTCTGAGTTCTGATAGAGTGCAAAATTCCCTTAAGCATTCGTCAATCGCCTCGAAGGACCTTCCTTCTTTCCACATTCTCAACACCTAATCAATACACTTAGACATTCATCCACACAATATTCATTTGACATTCTCCAAACCGttctccatttctttttttataGGGGCTTCCTCATTCACTTCATTTTATCATGGTTTATAGGCTTATATGTTCCTTATGGCGCACTGAATGTTTAATGAGTGGTCTATCTCTATGTACCACCGTGGTACCACCACAACTTCTTGTCTGCCCTTAgatgacagcggaagggtatgtaatggtcattctggcttgagtaTTAATGACAATCATTTAtggattgattaaaaaaaaacaaaaaaagtcatGACCTCCGATCTTTGAAAGTTGTCTCCTCATCCTTAGTCCTAGATTGGTACGCAGAATTTAGACGTCCTCCACAGGAATAAACAATACTAACAAATTAGATGATACTTGAGAATCTCGAGTCTTATCGAGCCTCCGCCACAGTTATTGAACATTCATTAGTACTCGAAAATGTTTCGTTCTTACTTGAAGATGAATCTACTTCAGATGATGAATATTTTCCTACATATAAACCTGGCCTTTTGGGTTGAGGCAAGGCACTCTCACCACCTAGCATCAGAACCACCGCTGACATGGTCGGCCTATCTTCAGGAAGCTCTTGGACACATAGAAGACCAACATGTATGCAATGCATTGCTTCTGATAGAGTGCATGATTCCCTTAAGCATTCGTCAATCGCCTCAAAAGACCTTCCTTCTTTCCACATTCTCCACACCTAATCAATACACTTAGACATTCATCTACACAATATTCATTTGACAAATTTAACTGATGATGAATTCAAAAGTTGACACTTACATGTCCAACTAGATTGAGGTTGTGTTTCTGATCATGAAACCCTCTACTCCTCTTTCCGGTCAATGTCTCCAGCAATAAAATGCCAAAGCTAAAAACGTCGGATTTTACAGAGAATTGACCATCAATGGCATATTCTGGTGCCATGTAGCCGCTGTAGAATACATGTCACACGAAACAGAACACTTAATTAAGAAACAAGCAGATTATAGGCAGAGATGTGATAAATGTAAAACTGGGTTACTTACTAGGTTCCAACTACTCTTTTTGTGACTCCTTCAGTCTCATCTCCTCCAAAAAGCCTAGCCATGCCAAAGTCTGAGATTTTTGGTTTCATCTCATCATCAAGTAACACATTGCTTGCTTTAAGATCTCTATGAATAATCCTCAATCTGGAATCCTGATGCAAGTAGAGAAGACCCCTTGCTATACCTTCAATAATGTGGAAGCGCTGAGACCAATCCAACTGCCTACCATGTGTTTGATCTAGCAAGTGTATGTAATACAATTATTCTAGTTCCAAAATTAAATCCGAAAGTATAAGTAGAGTTGAAGTGTTGAAACCGAAAATGTAGCAGTCCAAGCTTCTGTTGGGCATATATTCATAGATCAGCAATTTCTCTTCCCCTTCAATGCAACAACCAAGGAGCTTTACAAGATTTCGATGCTGAAGTTTCGCTATAAGTATCACTTCATTTTTGAACTCTGAGGCACCTTGTCCAGACGTTTGTGAGAGCCTcttcacggcaatctcttgacCATCTGTTAGTCTACCCTGAAAGATTTCATTAGCAAAAGGATTATGGAATTTTATACAAACCAACTATTTCAGTGATATATATTCACTGTTATTATGTATGCTTAAATGTTGAAATTTACCTTGTATACAGGTCCAAAACCACCTTCCCCGAGCTTGTTGTTGAATGAAAAGCTATCGGTGGCATCTATAATTGTCGACAGACTATATAGTGGTAGCTCTAGGTCTTCATTCTGTCCATCGTTCGTTCTGTCCATTTTCTCTAATACAAGgataacaaaactaaaatattaGCTTCTCCACAAGTACAATAAATCAGGAAGGAAAATAAACTTGTAACATTCAAAGAATAAGGCTTGATCCATTCAATCTTCATTGACATCTTCTTTAGTGCAGATTAAGTTTATTTAGTATTATTATGGGTACAAATTCCTCAGCTTTGCAGCCTTGTTCCGCATCATTCTAGAGATTACACAACAGCTTCAGTTACCAGAAGCTGGAATGGAACTTCTAGTCCTAAATTTATAAGCTCTCTATATCACAAAAATTCCAGGGAATTATGGGTAACACTATTGTCAAGCTCCAATTAGCTTCACCATCCCATCCTCAAAATTCAGATATGTACTTAACATCCATCAAATGTGCCAAACTACTTTTGTTAGAATAGAAATAGTACCTCTCTGTTTCCTCCTCTTTCTGCTAATGCAATAGAAGGCTAAGAGCAGCCCAAAAACAATGCAAACACCAGATGCAACTGTCGCTATAATTATCTTCAACTTAGATCGATGCTTCGTGCCTTCATTGTTAATGTGACATAGAAAATAATCTTTAGTtaaatcacagatacaataaaAAATATGAGCATTGAAATAACAAAGCAGGGGAAATAGTTGCAGTTTTCTTGCGTACTCAATTCGGAAGTAGGCACTCGAACATACAGATCCTTCCCTCCATGTGGAAGCTTTCTAATGTTGAAAAGATCACCAAACCAGATGGTGCAGCCATTGACATCAGAGCTTGCATAAGCCATACAAGAACAGTTGTTAAAGCAACTCTCCTTGCATTCCTCGAGACTCGTGCTCTGGTTCACCCTAGAGTCTATGCTCGCCGGCACTTTGACCCCGGCATATTTCACAAACCCATCATCCTTACTTTGGCACATCAATGGAGTAACACGCACACAACCATCCGAGTTTTCCCCAAAGCTCCagttctcttcttctttgggcTTGAATCCCTCTAAGCAACTGCAAACTTGTGAGTCACTAATGTCACACAGTCCATTCGGGC
It encodes:
- the LOC112202383 gene encoding G-type lectin S-receptor-like serine/threonine-protein kinase SD1-1 isoform X2; protein product: MATLSFTFIGIYMSLSFFNTSTAAAAGSTLVFKNGSFELGSVSPQDAIFQRSLLASTPPGDICDADGRCGPNGLCDISDSQVCSCLEGFKPKEEENWSFGENSDGCVRVTPLMCQSKDDGFVKYAGVKVPASIDSRVNQSTSLEECKESCFNNCSCMAYASSDVNGCTIWFGDLFNIRKLPHGGKDLYVRVPTSELSTKHRSKLKIIIATVASGVCIVFGLLLAFYCISRKRRKQREKMDRTNDGQNEDLELPLYSLSTIIDATDSFSFNNKLGEGGFGPVYKGRLTDGQEIAVKRLSQTSGQGASEFKNEVILIAKLQHRNLVKLLGCCIEGEEKLLIYEYMPNRSLDCYIFGIARGLLYLHQDSRLRIIHRDLKASNVLLDDEMKPKISDFGMARLFGGDETEGVTKRVVGTYGYMAPEYAIDGQFSVKSDVFSFGILLLETLTGKRSRGFHDQKHNLNLVGHVWRMWKEGRSFEAIDECLRESCTLSEAMHCIHVGLLCVQELPEDRPTMSAVVLMLGGESALPQPKRPGLYVGKYSSSEVDSSSSKNETFSSTNECSITVAEAR
- the LOC112202383 gene encoding G-type lectin S-receptor-like serine/threonine-protein kinase SD1-1 isoform X1, producing MATLSFTFIGIYMSLSFFNTSTAAAAGSTLVFKNGSFELGSVSPQDAIFQRSLLASTPPGDICDADGRCGPNGLCDISDSQVCSCLEGFKPKEEENWSFGENSDGCVRVTPLMCQSKDDGFVKYAGVKVPASIDSRVNQSTSLEECKESCFNNCSCMAYASSDVNGCTIWFGDLFNIRKLPHGGKDLYVRVPTSELSTKHRSKLKIIIATVASGVCIVFGLLLAFYCISRKRRKQREKMDRTNDGQNEDLELPLYSLSTIIDATDSFSFNNKLGEGGFGPVYKGRLTDGQEIAVKRLSQTSGQGASEFKNEVILIAKLQHRNLVKLLGCCIEGEEKLLIYEYMPNRSLDCYIFDQTHGRQLDWSQRFHIIEGIARGLLYLHQDSRLRIIHRDLKASNVLLDDEMKPKISDFGMARLFGGDETEGVTKRVVGTYGYMAPEYAIDGQFSVKSDVFSFGILLLETLTGKRSRGFHDQKHNLNLVGHVWRMWKEGRSFEAIDECLRESCTLSEAMHCIHVGLLCVQELPEDRPTMSAVVLMLGGESALPQPKRPGLYVGKYSSSEVDSSSSKNETFSSTNECSITVAEAR
- the LOC112202383 gene encoding G-type lectin S-receptor-like serine/threonine-protein kinase SD1-1 isoform X4 — translated: MCQSKDDGFVKYAGVKVPASIDSRVNQSTSLEECKESCFNNCSCMAYASSDVNGCTIWFGDLFNIRKLPHGGKDLYVRVPTSELSTKHRSKLKIIIATVASGVCIVFGLLLAFYCISRKRRKQREKMDRTNDGQNEDLELPLYSLSTIIDATDSFSFNNKLGEGGFGPVYKGRLTDGQEIAVKRLSQTSGQGASEFKNEVILIAKLQHRNLVKLLGCCIEGEEKLLIYEYMPNRSLDCYIFDQTHGRQLDWSQRFHIIEGIARGLLYLHQDSRLRIIHRDLKASNVLLDDEMKPKISDFGMARLFGGDETEGVTKRVVGTYGYMAPEYAIDGQFSVKSDVFSFGILLLETLTGKRSRGFHDQKHNLNLVGHVWRMWKEGRSFEAIDECLRESCTLSEAMHCIHVGLLCVQELPEDRPTMSAVVLMLGGESALPQPKRPGLYVGKYSSSEVDSSSSKNETFSSTNECSITVAEAR
- the LOC112202383 gene encoding G-type lectin S-receptor-like serine/threonine-protein kinase SD1-1 isoform X3, with amino-acid sequence MATLSFTFIGIYMSLSFFNTSTAAAAGSTLVFKNGSFELGSVSPQDAIFQRSLLASTPPGDICDADGRCGPNGLCDISDSQVCSCLEGFKPKEEENWSFGENSDGCVRVTPLMCQSKDDGFVKYAGVKVPASIDSRVNQSTSLEECKESCFNNCSCMAYASSDVNGCTIWFGDLFNIRKLPHGGKDLYVRVPTSELSTKHRSKLKIIIATVASGVCIVFGLLLAFYCISRKRRKQREKMDRTNDGQNEDLELPLYSLSTIIDATDSFSFNNKLGEGGFGPVYKGRLTDGQEIAVKRLSQTSGQGASEFKNEVILIAKLQHRNLVKLLGCCIEGEEKLLIYEYMPNRSLDCYIFDQTHGRQLDWSQRFHIIEGIARGLLYLHQDSRLRIIHRDLKASNVLLDDEMKPKISDFGMARLFGGDETEGVTKRVVGTYGYMAPEYAIDGQFSVKSDVFSFGILLLETLTGKRSRGFHDQKHNLNLVGHCID